Within the Saccharopolyspora gloriosae genome, the region TGCACCGGGTCGGGATGTCGACGGAACAGGCACTCGGCGCGGCGTCCTGGGCGGCCCGCGACTGGCTCGGGCATTCGGGCCTGCACGACGGCGCTGCGGCGGACCTGGTCTGCTACGACACCGATCCGCGCAAGGAACTCGCCGCACTGCGCCATCCGCGGCGCATCGTGCTGAAAGGCGCCGTCGTCACCTGAATGACCAACGCCCCGTCCGAATTCGGATGTGGGGCGGCAATTAGCGAAGGTAATCTGGCGATTCCGCCGGAATTCGGCGTGCTGGACAGCAGACCACGGCCGAGCGGTGGGAACCGGGCGAGCGAGCGCGACCCGGAAACGCCGCCCGCCCGAGACGGAGGCGCCCGTGCAGGTACCACAGCCCGAGCCCGCCGAAGGCGTTTCCGCTTTCGAGGGCGGAAAGATCGCCGGAGGAACCGCAATCGCAACCGAGGTGCAGCCCCCGCCCGCCGAGTCGAATCATCGCTGGGGGTTCGGCGCGTTCTTCCTCGCGGAAGCGGTGTTCATCCTCGCCTCGGTCACGCTGGCGGCCATCTTCGGAAGCCCGGGGAGAGTTCCTGGTTCAACCTGGCGCTCCCGCTGATGCTGATGGTGCCGACGTTGCTGTCCGCCGCGGTGGCCGTGGTGATCACGGTGGTGCGCGGCAACGGGCCACGCCTCGACTTCGGGCTGCACTGGCGGTGGTCCGACGTCACCAGCGGGTTCGGCATCGGCATGATCGGCCTCGTCAGCACGACCATCGCCTCGATGATCTGGATCCGCTGGGTGGGGGAGGAGAACGCCACCTCCACCGTGAGCACCCTGCTCGACGGGGTGCGGCTGCCACCGCTGCTCGCCGTGCTGATCTTCCTGCACGTGTGGCTGATCGCCCCGGTGTGCGAGGAGATCCTCTACCGCGGCCTGCTGTGGGGTGCGATGGAGCGCCTGCGCTGGAGCCGGATCAGCGCGTTCGTGCTCAGCACGGCGGTGTTCGCGATCGGGCACCTGGAACCGGAGCGCACCTGGTTGCTGCTGATCATCGCGATCCCGATCGGGGTGGCGCGGATGCGCACCGGCAGGCTCACCGCCAGCGTGGTCGCGCACCAGGTGAACAACTTCCTGCCTGCGCTGGGGCTGCTGCTGATCTCGCTCGGCGTGGTGTCGCCTTCCTGAGCGGGTCCGCGACCGTGCACGGCCTCGATCGAGGGCGGCGCCGGAACCGCGGTCGTGCGCACGACGGGTACCTCCTGCGAGGCCGAGCCGGGCATCTGGCAGAATAAACGCCTGTTCGCTGCGAGTCGGTCCCTCTCACCGTCCGCGGCCATCGACGTATGAGCCTTCCACACCGTATTTCCCCACACGGCTTGGTTTGCTCACCCACGAGCACGAACGAGAGTCTGAGGAGCACCAGCACCCGTGGCTGTGAAGATCAAGCTGGCGCGGATCGGTAAGATCCGGGAGCCGCACTACCGCATCGTCGTCGCCGACTCGCGTACCCGCCGTAACGGCCGGGCGATCGAGACGATCGGTCAGTACCACCCCATGGAGAACCCGAGCCGCATCGTGGTCGACTCCGAGCGGGCGCAGTACTGGCTGGGTGTCGGCGCGCTGCCGACCGAGCCGGTGCAGGCGATCCTGGAGGTCACCGGCGACTGGCAGAAGCACAAGGGCCTGCCGGGTGCCGAGGGCACGCTGAAGGTCGCGGAGCCGAAGCCGAGCAAGCAGGAGCTGTTCGCCGCAGCCCTGGCCGCCGCCGGTGAGGACACCGTCGCCGACGCGACCACGCCGAAGAAGAAGGGCGGCGGCAAGAAGGCCGACGCGGAGACCGCTCCGGCTGCCGCCGAAGAGCAGAAGTCCGAGGACGGCCAGGCGTGACGGTCCTCGCGGACGCGCTTGAACACTTGGTGCGCGGCATCGTCGACAACCCCGACGATGTCCGCGTCCAACTCCTCACCACTCGGCGCGGCCGCACCCTGGAAGTCCACGTCAACCCGGACGACCTGGGCAAGGTCATCGGCCGCAGTGGTCGCACGGCGACCTCGCTGCGCACGGTGATCTCCGGGATCGGCGGTCGTGGCATCCGGGTCGACGTGGTCGACACCGATCGATGAGGACGGCATGACCGGTCCGATGCTGGCCGTGGGCAGGGTGGCCAAGACGCACGGCGTGCGCGGCGAAGTCGTCGTCGACGTGCGCACGGACAGCCCTGAACTGCGGTTCGCGCCGGGCGTGGTGCTCGGCGTCCAGCGGCGCGGCAAAGCCGGGCCGGACACGCTCACCGTGACAGCCGCCCGGCCGCATGCCGGGCGGCTGTTGGTGCGTTTCGAGTCGGTGGACGGCATGGACGCCGCCGAGCAGCTGCGCGGCGTCACGTTGACCGTGCGCGCCGACGAGCTCGAAGCCACCGACGACCCCGACGAGTTCCACGACCACCAGCTGGAAGGCCTGCGGGTGGTGCTGCCGACCGGTGACGAGGTCGGCGTGGTGCGCGAGGTGCTGCACACCCCCGGCGGCGAACTGTTGTCGGTGCGCACCCCGGACGACGCCGAACGGCTCGTCCCGTTCGTGACGGAGATCGTGCCGGAGATCGACCTGGCGGCCGGACGCGTGGTGGTCGACCCGCCCGAGGGCCTGCTCAGCGACTACTGACCGCCGGATCTCGTGGCGGACGCCGCCGCGCCGCCGACGCCCGATCTCCGAATTCACCCCGCGTCGCCGGGGCATCTTCTTGAAGGAACATCTCGTTGCGCATCGACGTCGTCACGATCTTCCCCGAATACCTGGCCCCGCTGCGAGCGGCGCTGCTGGGCAAGGCGATCGAACGGGAGAAGATCTCCGTCGGAGTGCACGACCTGCGCGACTGGACCCACGACGTGCACCGCGCGGTGGACGACAGCCCGTACGGCGGCGGCCCTGGCATGGTGATGAAACCCGACGTGTGGGGCGAGGCCCTCGACGAGGTCTGCGGATCGGAGCAGCAGCGGCCCCGGCTGATCGTGCCCACGCCGGCGGGCCGCCCGTTCACCCAGGAGACCGCGGTGCGCTGGTCGGCCGAGCCGTGGCTGGTGTTCGCCTGCGGCCGCTACGAGGGCATCGATCAGCGGGTCGTCGACGACGCCGCCGAGCGGATGCCCGTCGAAGAGGTCTCGATCGGTGACTACGTCCTGGTCGGCGGTGAGGTCGCGGCGCTGACCATGGTCGAGGCCGTGGCCCGGCTGCTGCCCGGTGTGCTGGGCAATCCGGCGTCGGCCGAACAGGACTCGTTCTCCGACGGCCTGCTCGAAGGCCCCAGCTACACCCGGCCCGAGGTGTGGCGGGATCGGCCGGTGCCGGACGTGCTGCGCTCCGGCAACCACGCCGCGATCGCTCGCTGGCGGCGGGACCAGGCGCTGGAACGGACCTATCACCGGCGACCGGATCTGCTGGCGCAACTGCCCGCGGCGGACCTGAACGCCAAGGACCGGGCGCGGCTGGATACACTGCGTGCGGATGATGAAGCGGATGTTCCGGAAGGAACTCCGCAGCAGGGGCAGAACTGATCTCCATGGAATGGTGCGCGAGGGCTTGTGCCGTGGCGCTTTTCCAGGGCCGGTTCCGGCACCTGCCTGCGCGTCTGGCACACTTGACGGGTTGCTGAAGCCGGGATTCTGTACCGGCGCGCACATCGCAAGCCAACCCCGTGTCAGGCGGCGGCCGTGGTTCAGACCCGGCCACGATCCGCGAGTGCACGGGTGCCTACGACACGGATGAGGACGGACCACCGATGAACACCCTGGACGCTCTGGACGCCCAGTCGCTGCGTTCCGACATTCCGGCCTTCCGGCCTGGCGACACGCTGAAGGTCTATGTCCGCGTCATCGAGGGTTCGCGCGAGCGGAACCAGGTCTTCCAGGGCGTCGTGATCCGTCGCCAGGGCGCAGGCGTCCGGGAGACCTTCACCGTCCGCAAGATCTCCTTCGGTGTCGGCGTGGAGCGCACCTTCCCGGTGCACACCCCGAACATCGCCAAGATCGAGGTCGCCACTCGCGGCCAGGTCCGCCGGGCGAAGCTGTACTACCTGCGGGAGCTGCGCGGCAAGGCCGCCAAGATCAAGGAAAAGCGGGAGCCGATCAAGGCTTCCTGATGTGTGCCGCCCGCTGCAGGCGGGTGACTTCGGACGACCCGGGTGCTCAGCGCCCGGGTCGTCCTTTTTGTGCGCAGCGTGCCGTTCCGGTGATCCACGATCAGGTGAATGAGTTCGTGGGGCGTGGCACATCGCGGGAGTTCTCCGACCTTCCGGAACCCGCACTGATCACCCGTGCCACGAGAACCCGCACGTCACCGGCGGCATGCGCCCGCGCGGAGCGCACGGGGGTCGAGCCGGGGCAGTCGGCCGGTACTCGGCGCGGTTCCAGTAGCCTGACCGCGTGGCCGACGTCATGCGCTCTAACGGACCAGAAGAAGAGCCCCGCGAAGGCGCGGCTGCCGAGCACCCCGAAGGGGATGGTGGCCGCTCGCGGGGCCGCCGTTCGCGCGAACGGAAAGGATCGTTCTGGCGCGAGCTGCCGATCCTGATCGTCACCGCGCTGGTGCTGACGATCGTGATCCAGGCGTTCCTGGCACGGGTCTACGTGATCCCCTCGCAGTCGATGGAGCAGACGCTGCACGGCTGCGACGGTTGCCAGAACGACCGCGTGCTGGTGGACAAGGTCTCCTACCGGTTCACCGATCCCGAACCGGGCGACGTCGTCGTGTTCCGCGGCCCCGAGACGTGGGGGCACAACGACTTCCAGGTAGCGGAGCCGTCGAACCCGGTGGTGAGCTTCATGCAGGGCGCGATGTCGCTGATCGGTTTCGGCTCGCCGGACGAGAAGGACTTCGTGAAGCGGGTCATCGCGACCGGCGGGCAGACCGTCGAATGCTGTGACGACCAGAACCGGATGATCGTGGACGGTAAGCCGCTCAACGAGCCCTACATCTTCTGGGAACCGGGCCGCGGCGACACGCAGATCGACTTCGCGCCCGTCACCGTCCCGCAGGGATACCTGTGGGTGCAGGGTGACAACCGCAACGACTCCATGGACTCCCGCCGCCAAGGCGGCGGTGGCATCAACGGTGCCGTGCCGGTGGACAACGTGATCGGCAAGGCGCAGGTGATCGTGCTGCCGCCGCAGCGTTGGCAGAACATCTCGGAGACCGATCCGCAGGCCGACGCGCTCGGTGCGCCCGGCTGGCAAGCGGGCGTGCCGGCGGGCATCGGATTCGCCGCCGCGTTCCCCGTGCTGTGGACGGGCCGCAAGTTCACCGCCGTGATCAGGCAGCGTCGCCAGGAGCGGCACTGACGGTGGGGACGCGATCCGCTGTCGCCGAGACGGGCTGGCGCCCGCCGCGACCGGTGATCCGGCGCAGCAGTGGCAACTGGGCGTTGCAGAGCGCCCTGGATCGCAGCGGCCTCGGCCCGGTCGCCGGTGTGGACGAGGCCGGGCGCGGTGCGTGCGCGGGACCGCTCGTGGTGGCGTCCTGCGTGCTGCGGTCCGGGGACGCGCGGCGGTTCGAAGGGCTCACCGATTCCAAGGTGCTCACTGAAGCGGAGCGGGAACGGCTCTACGCGGTGATCGTGCGGCGGGCCGTGACCTGGTCAACGGTGGTGATCGAGGCCGAGGAGGTCGACGCGCTCGGCATCCACGTCGCCAACCTGGAAGGCATGCGGCGCGCGGTCGCGCGGATGTCGGTGCATCCGGGGTACGTGCTCACCGACGGGTTCCGGGTGCCGGGCTTGGCGGCGCCGAGCGTGGCGGTGCTCAAGGGCGACTTGGTCGCGGCCTGCGTGGCCGCCGCGTCGGTGCTGGCGAAGGTCACGCGCGATCGCATCATGTGCGACTTGCACGAACGGTTACCGAGGT harbors:
- a CDS encoding CPBP family intramembrane glutamic endopeptidase, which encodes MLMVPTLLSAAVAVVITVVRGNGPRLDFGLHWRWSDVTSGFGIGMIGLVSTTIASMIWIRWVGEENATSTVSTLLDGVRLPPLLAVLIFLHVWLIAPVCEEILYRGLLWGAMERLRWSRISAFVLSTAVFAIGHLEPERTWLLLIIAIPIGVARMRTGRLTASVVAHQVNNFLPALGLLLISLGVVSPS
- the trmD gene encoding tRNA (guanosine(37)-N1)-methyltransferase TrmD yields the protein MRIDVVTIFPEYLAPLRAALLGKAIEREKISVGVHDLRDWTHDVHRAVDDSPYGGGPGMVMKPDVWGEALDEVCGSEQQRPRLIVPTPAGRPFTQETAVRWSAEPWLVFACGRYEGIDQRVVDDAAERMPVEEVSIGDYVLVGGEVAALTMVEAVARLLPGVLGNPASAEQDSFSDGLLEGPSYTRPEVWRDRPVPDVLRSGNHAAIARWRRDQALERTYHRRPDLLAQLPAADLNAKDRARLDTLRADDEADVPEGTPQQGQN
- a CDS encoding ribonuclease HII, encoding MGTRSAVAETGWRPPRPVIRRSSGNWALQSALDRSGLGPVAGVDEAGRGACAGPLVVASCVLRSGDARRFEGLTDSKVLTEAERERLYAVIVRRAVTWSTVVIEAEEVDALGIHVANLEGMRRAVARMSVHPGYVLTDGFRVPGLAAPSVAVLKGDLVAACVAAASVLAKVTRDRIMCDLHERLPRYGFAGHKGYCTAHHTARMREHGPCGEHRWSYSNVVAAARLHGMRSPRVVTSKPGLFDASEGEVVDNGRT
- the rimM gene encoding ribosome maturation factor RimM (Essential for efficient processing of 16S rRNA), with product MTGPMLAVGRVAKTHGVRGEVVVDVRTDSPELRFAPGVVLGVQRRGKAGPDTLTVTAARPHAGRLLVRFESVDGMDAAEQLRGVTLTVRADELEATDDPDEFHDHQLEGLRVVLPTGDEVGVVREVLHTPGGELLSVRTPDDAERLVPFVTEIVPEIDLAAGRVVVDPPEGLLSDY
- the lepB gene encoding signal peptidase I, translated to MADVMRSNGPEEEPREGAAAEHPEGDGGRSRGRRSRERKGSFWRELPILIVTALVLTIVIQAFLARVYVIPSQSMEQTLHGCDGCQNDRVLVDKVSYRFTDPEPGDVVVFRGPETWGHNDFQVAEPSNPVVSFMQGAMSLIGFGSPDEKDFVKRVIATGGQTVECCDDQNRMIVDGKPLNEPYIFWEPGRGDTQIDFAPVTVPQGYLWVQGDNRNDSMDSRRQGGGGINGAVPVDNVIGKAQVIVLPPQRWQNISETDPQADALGAPGWQAGVPAGIGFAAAFPVLWTGRKFTAVIRQRRQERH
- a CDS encoding RNA-binding protein is translated as MTVLADALEHLVRGIVDNPDDVRVQLLTTRRGRTLEVHVNPDDLGKVIGRSGRTATSLRTVISGIGGRGIRVDVVDTDR
- the rpsP gene encoding 30S ribosomal protein S16, with the translated sequence MAVKIKLARIGKIREPHYRIVVADSRTRRNGRAIETIGQYHPMENPSRIVVDSERAQYWLGVGALPTEPVQAILEVTGDWQKHKGLPGAEGTLKVAEPKPSKQELFAAALAAAGEDTVADATTPKKKGGGKKADAETAPAAAEEQKSEDGQA
- the rplS gene encoding 50S ribosomal protein L19 produces the protein MNTLDALDAQSLRSDIPAFRPGDTLKVYVRVIEGSRERNQVFQGVVIRRQGAGVRETFTVRKISFGVGVERTFPVHTPNIAKIEVATRGQVRRAKLYYLRELRGKAAKIKEKREPIKAS